In Aliidongia dinghuensis, the following proteins share a genomic window:
- a CDS encoding GNAT family N-acetyltransferase has translation MTEIILETARLRLVPYRMDHLDGLHAMSSDPRVVRYLGGVTKTLEETVAAIECQMGRWEAHGFGWWTFFRISTGEIIGAGCIQYLAGIVGSPLEIGWRLRPDHWGQGFATEAARTMAAFAFDQLKAPELLAVAHPENIASRRVMERLGMRYRGIERWYETDAATYEIGAAEWRERQAANEG, from the coding sequence ATGACCGAAATCATTCTCGAAACCGCCCGCCTGCGCCTGGTTCCCTATCGCATGGACCATCTGGACGGCCTCCATGCGATGTCGTCCGACCCTCGCGTCGTCAGGTATCTAGGCGGCGTCACCAAGACGTTGGAGGAGACGGTCGCGGCGATAGAGTGCCAGATGGGCCGCTGGGAGGCGCACGGATTCGGCTGGTGGACCTTCTTCAGGATCTCCACGGGCGAGATCATCGGTGCGGGCTGCATCCAATACCTGGCAGGAATCGTCGGGAGTCCGCTGGAAATCGGCTGGCGGCTCAGGCCGGATCACTGGGGCCAGGGCTTTGCCACCGAAGCTGCGAGAACAATGGCGGCCTTCGCGTTCGACCAGCTGAAGGCGCCTGAACTTCTCGCGGTCGCGCACCCGGAGAACATCGCCTCGCGCCGGGTGATGGAGCGCCTCGGCATGCGGTATCGCGGCATCGAGCGCTGGTACGAAACGGACGCCGCCACGTATGAAATCGGCGCCGCCGAATGGCGCGAACGGCAGGCTGCGAACGAAGGCTGA
- a CDS encoding VOC family protein gives MAAQLNHTIVWCSNRRASAKFLAEMLGRSAPTHFGHFDVVELDNSVSLDFADADSPIRPQHYAFLISEADFDAVFGRIKDRGLDYWADPRGSRPGGINHNDGGRGVYFRDPDGHYLEVITRPYGSGG, from the coding sequence ATGGCCGCTCAACTCAATCACACCATTGTCTGGTGTTCGAACCGGAGGGCCTCGGCAAAGTTTCTGGCCGAGATGCTGGGCCGGTCGGCGCCGACCCACTTCGGCCACTTCGACGTCGTCGAGCTGGACAACAGCGTCTCCCTCGATTTTGCCGACGCCGATAGCCCGATCCGGCCACAGCACTACGCCTTCCTGATCAGTGAAGCTGACTTCGACGCCGTATTCGGCCGCATCAAGGATCGCGGCCTCGACTACTGGGCTGATCCGAGGGGCAGTCGGCCTGGTGGAATCAACCACAACGATGGCGGGCGCGGCGTCTATTTTCGTGATCCGGACGGCCACTACCTCGAAGTGATCACCCGGCCTTACGGCAGCGGCGGCTGA